From Oreochromis aureus strain Israel breed Guangdong linkage group 4, ZZ_aureus, whole genome shotgun sequence, a single genomic window includes:
- the dxo gene encoding decapping and exoribonuclease protein — translation MDPHRSSISYHSRQSSYKRERDDNGRNPRENKHFRTNTQHQYRSESALGQNPLSCRTLSTRRELYERDFPVYKQPVEVGCFSLDSERRFFNDSRQMRYYVEPDRNPNFNLRDGYRDRFIKRDDSVKERLDHILRWIVANKSKINPTVAAASPRALDVDFVTWRGHLTKLLTTPYETREGWLLAVTRFRGTLYISEVETEAARRERENRTERHEEMMYWGYKFEQYTCADNTHSLPDPGGVVNTNEAFCTVVQTRLADHRLLFSGEVDCRDKDPKAPAAPACYVELKTSAEICTPKQRSNFHRFKLLKWWAQSFLPGVPRVVAGFRDQEGVVVSVETFHISKISHLIKNEYNCWKPTVCMNFCCDFLSFVKRVVTEDSHRVVYLFSWDPYKDVTYSAHRDSQYCFLPHWYVEEMTRSEDSQYEPKA, via the exons ATGGATCCCCACAGATCCAGCATCAGCTATCACAGCCGTCAGTCCTCGtacaaaagagaaagagacGACAATGGCAGAAATCCTCGTGAGAATAAACACTTCAGAACGAACACACAGCACCAGTATCGGTCTGAGTCGGCTCTGGGTCAAAACCCTTTGAGCTGCAGGACGTTAAGCACGAGAAGGGAGCTTTATGAAAGAGACTTTCCTGTTTACAAACAGCCTGTGGAAGTGGGATGTTTTTCCCTCGACTCTGAGCGTAGATTCTTCAACGACAGCAGGCAGATGAGGTACTACGTGGAGCCTGACAGGAATCCAAATTTCAACCTGAGGGACGGATACAGGGATCGCTTTATTAAAAGAGACGACAGTGTGAAGGAGAGGCTGGACCATATTCTCCGGTGGATTGTAGCCAATAAATCTAAGATTAACCCAACAGTGGCAGCAGCCTCACCTCG CGCTTTAGATGTCGACTTTGTGACATGGCGGGGCCACCTAACTAAGCTGCTGACCACTCCTTATGAGACAAGGGAAGGCTGGTTGTTAGCAGTCACCAGGTTCAGGGGCACGCTTTACATCAGCGAGGTGGAAACGGAAGCTGCTCGTAGGGAACGGGAGAACCGCACTGAGAGGCACGAAGAGATGATGTACTGGGGATACAAGTTTGAGCAATACACATGTGCAG ACAATACCCACAGTCTACCTGACCCTGGTGGAGTGGTTAACACCAACGAGGCCTTCTGCACTGTGGTGCAAACTCGGCTCGCGGATCACAGACTGCTGTTCTCCGGCGAGGTAGACTGTCGGGATAAAGATCCCAAGGCTCCGGCTGCTCCTGCCTGTTACGTGGAGCTGAAGACCTCTGCAGAGATCTGCACCCCCAAACAGCGCAGCAACTTCCACAG GTTCAAACTTCTTAAGTGGTGGGCCCAGTCTTTTCTCCCGGGAGTCCCTAGAGTGGTGGCAGGTTTCCGAGATCAGGAAGGTGTCGTTGTTTCCGTGGAGACCTTTCACATTTCTAAGATCTCCCATCTCATCAAG AACGAGTACAACTGCTGGAAGCCGACGGTATGCATGAACTTTTGCTGCGATTTCCTGTCTTTTGTGAAGCGTGTAGTTACTGAAGACAGTCATAG AGTGGTGTACCTGTTCTCCTGGGATCCCTACAAAGATGTCACCTACTCTGCCCACAGAGACTCTCAGTATTGCTTCCTGCCACACTGGTATGTTGAGGAGATGACGAGAAGTGAAGATTCCCAATATGAGCCTAAAGCATAA
- the LOC116313045 gene encoding ras-related C3 botulinum toxin substrate 1-like — protein sequence MQTIKCVVVGDGEVGKTCLLISYTTNAFPGEYIPTVFDHYSANVLLDGNPVSLGLWDTAGQEDYDRLRPLSYPETDIFLICFSLVSPASFENVRHKWIREVRHHCRNTPIILVGTKMDLRDDKDALEKHKKEKKTNLSPINYADGLALSKEIGSVKYLECSALTQRGVKTLFDEAIRIALSPPPITKKTKKCSLL from the exons ATGCAGACCATTAAGTGTGTCGTCGTTGGAGACGG AGAAGTGGGTAAGACCTGTCTGCTCATCAGCTACACCACCAATGCCTTTCCTGGAGAGTACATCCCCACAGT GTTTGACCACTACTCCGCCAATGTTTTGTTGGATGGGAACCCAGTGAGCCTGGGCCTTTGGGATACAGCAGGACAAGAAGACTAcgacagactccgcccccttTCCTACCCAGAGACG GATATTTTTCTTATCTGCTTTTCCCTCGTGTCTCCTGCATCATTTGAAAATGTCCGTCATAAG TGGATTCGTGAGGTGAGACACCATTGTCGGAACACTCCCATAATCCTCGTGGGGACCAAAATGGATCTGAGAGATGACAAAGACGCTTTGGAGAAGCacaagaaggagaagaagactAATCTCTCTCCCATTAACTATGCTGATGGACTGGCCCTGTCCAAAGAGATTG GTTCTGTCAAGTACCTGGAGTGCTCAGCTTTGACTCAACGTGGCGTTAAAACTCTGTTTGATGAGGCCATCAGGATTGCCCTGTCCCCTCCACCTATCACCAAGAAGACAAAGAAGTGCTCTCTCCTCTAA
- the LOC116313046 gene encoding ras-related C3 botulinum toxin substrate 1-like: MQTIKCVVVGDGGVGKTCLLISYTTNAFPGEEIPSVFDNYSTNVMVDGKPVNLGLWDTAGQEDYDRLRPLSYPETNVFLICFSLVMPASYENVRHKWHQEVTHHCPNTPIILVGTKLDLRDDKDTLEKLKKNKISPITYSQGLALSKEIGSVKYLECSALTQRGVKTVFDEVVRAVLCPSPIKKKANKCSVL, from the exons ATGCAAACCATTAAGTGTGTTGTCGTTGGAGACGG AGGAGTGGGTAAGACCTGTCTGCTCATCAGCTACACCACCAATGCCTTTCCTGGAGAGGAAATTCCCTCTGT GTTCGACAACTACTCCACCAATGTTATGGTGGATGGGAAGCCAGTGAACCTGGGCCTTTGGGATACAGCAGGACAAGAAGACTAcgacagactccgcccccttTCCTACCCAGAGACG AATGTGTTTCTCATCTGCTTTTCACTCGTGATGCCTGCCTCGTATGAAAACGTCCGTCATAAG TGGCACCAGGAGGTGACACACCATTGTCCCAACACTCCTATAATCCTTGTGGGCACCAAACTGGATCTGAGAGATGACAAGGACACCCtggagaagctgaagaagaataAAATCTCTCCAATTACTTATTCTCAAGGACTGGCCCTGTCCAAAGAGATTG GTTCTGTCAAGTACCTGGAGTGCTCAGCCCTGACACAACGTGGTGTTAAAACTGTGTTTGATGAGGTCGTTCGGGCCGTCCTGTGCCCTTCACCCATCAAAAAGAAGGCAAATAAATGCTCTGTCCTCTAA
- the LOC116313048 gene encoding serine/threonine-protein kinase 19, whose translation MSRKRALISDAFNLKKRRNGTEQFGATAAEEGPADIKSSLEYLMTLFPRKLFNDALPQIVLKHQLYSIHSDRTLVDKELNKMRERGDLLMFQLGFDAEAFGLVFTSDYKAKVLVGEEGKTTQTTVERFLEKVVTVCTDLSFTKDKMLKEFLFTDSEITQLVKSGVLTVRDAGSWWLSIPNSGKFTKYFIKGRKAVLNMVKKSKYGEVLKAEIEERRTNSQVKFHMKYHIHDIVGAELVESIPTTSGTLLRFVDS comes from the exons ATGAGCAGGAAACGGGCTCTGATTTCAGACGCTTTCAAtctgaagaagagaagaaatggCACAGAACAATTTGGAGCTACTGCTGCTGAAGAGG GACCAGCTGACATTAAATCCAGCCTGGAGTACCTCATGACACTATTTCCCAGAAAGCTCTTCAATGATGCACTTCCTCAAATTGTGCTGAAGCACCAGCTCTACAGCATACACAGTGACAGGACTTTGGTGGACAAGGAGCTG AATAAGATGCGTGAACGAGGAGACCTGCTGATGTTCCAGCTCGGGTTCGACGCAGAAGCCTTTGGGTTGGTGTTTACTTCTGACTACAAGGCCAAAGTGCTGGTGGGAGAGGAGGGCAAAACCACACAAACCACTGTGGAGAGGTTCTTGGAGAAAGTGGTGACCGTTTGCACAGATCTGAGCTTCACGAAAGACAAGATGCTGAAGGAGTTTCTCTTCACAGACTCTGAGATCAC GCAGCTGGTTAAGTCTGGGGTCCTGACTGTGAGGGATGCGGGCAGCTGGTGGCTTTCCATTCCCAACTCTGGCAAATTCACAAAGTACTTCATAAAAG GCCGCAAAGCAGTGCTCAACATGGTTAAGAAGTCCAAATACGGCGAAGTCTTAAAGGCAGAAATCGAGGAGCGGCGAACGAATTCACAAGTGAAATTCCATATGAAATACCACATTCATGACATTGTTGGTGCAGAGCTGGTGGAGAG caTACCGACAACTTCAGGGACCCTGTTGCGATTTGTGGATTCGTGA